The window ATAAATTAATGGCACAACTTTTCGGCGCCAAATGCATCGAAGTGCCGGATCAAAATTTTCAACATGATCTGATCGCCATGCGAAAAGCCATCACTCCCAAAACTAAATTAGTGATCGTAGCCAACCCAAACAACCCCACCGGCACCTGGGTGGATGCACAAGCCATTGATGATTTTGTCCACCAACTCCCCCCTCATGTTATCGCGGTTTTTGATGAAGCTTATTACGAATTCATGACCCATCCGCCCGATTGCTTGCGCTACGTGCGTGAAGGAAAAAATGTAGTTGTCATGCGCACTTTTTCAAAAAGCCAGGGTCTGGCTGGTTTACGAATTGGCTACGGATTTACACCGAATTTCATCAACTCATGGCTGCAACGTTCACGCCAACCTTTCAACGTCAATGCGATCGCCCAAGCCGGCGCCTCGGCTTCGCTGCTAGACGAAGAACACCAACAAGCTACACGCAAAATCGTAGATGAAGGTCGAAAATTTTTGGAAAATGCTTTTCAACAACTCAAACTTTCTTTCGTTCCCGCCTGCGCTAATTTTATTCTCGTGAAAGTGGGTCAAGGCAAGGAATGTTTTAAAAAATTATTGGCGCAAGGCGTGATCGTGCGAGCCATGGATGCCTACCAATTACCCGATTACATTCGTGTTTCAATTGGAACACCGGACCAAAACCAACGTTTCGTAAGTGCTTTGAAAAAAATATCGGCTCCTTAACTATGCAATTCAATAAAGTGGCGATTTTAGGCGCGGGCCTCTTAGGCAGTTCCTTGGCCTT of the Verrucomicrobiia bacterium genome contains:
- the hisC gene encoding histidinol-phosphate transaminase, with translation MQLNKNLENQINPQLRSLEVYEIGKPIDETARELGLDPKTIVKLASNENPLGPSPKAVAAMREAVAESHLYPDGHSYHLTQALSQKFNVPMNCITLGNGSNEIIELLGHAFLNHDSEVVISRHAFLVYKLMAQLFGAKCIEVPDQNFQHDLIAMRKAITPKTKLVIVANPNNPTGTWVDAQAIDDFVHQLPPHVIAVFDEAYYEFMTHPPDCLRYVREGKNVVVMRTFSKSQGLAGLRIGYGFTPNFINSWLQRSRQPFNVNAIAQAGASASLLDEEHQQATRKIVDEGRKFLENAFQQLKLSFVPACANFILVKVGQGKECFKKLLAQGVIVRAMDAYQLPDYIRVSIGTPDQNQRFVSALKKISAP